A single Candidatus Thalassolituus haligoni DNA region contains:
- a CDS encoding RND family transporter — protein MHTPDNNLNLAPVGLDQFDKQSGNALERLLFNNRLAIIVLCVVVTALLGWQASHLSLNASYEKTIPTSHPYIANFLEKQDDLKGLGNSVRIAVANTSGSIYDADYMATLQQISDEVFLLPGVDRTGMKSLWTPNTRWIGVTEEGLEGGPVIPDGYNGSAASLAQLEANIARSGEVGQLVALDATASAIYVPLLAQLPDGSTLDYEVFSKQLEDIRSRYEHGNIQLHITGFAKIMGDLIDGLYEVLTFFLISIAIVTSIVYLYTRCFVSTKLVVTSSLIAVVWQLGLISALGYSLDPYSMLVPFLVFAIGMSHGAQKMNGIMQDIGRGAHKYVAARYTFRRLFMAGLTALLADAVGFAVLLVIDIKVIQELAIAASLGVGVLIFTNLILLPILLSYTGVSAKAAKRSLRAEESEEKSRLWAFLDLFTRRGPAIAGIAVMTVIGGLGYWGSTHLKIGDLDPGAPELRQDSRYNQDVAFMSDHFGASSDVFAIMVETDGQAGCANYEALRRVDALEWQLRQLPGVVTTNSMALLNRQVLTGLNEGNPKWFELIKNQSMLNFVTASAPRGLYNDACSLLTLYVYLADHKADTLTRIVEHVEGFAAVNNTDQVRFKLAAGSAGIEAATNIVVKDAWRDMLFMVYGAVILLCFITFRSWRAVVVAILPLVLTSLLAEALMVALGMGVKVATLPVIALGVGIGVDYALYILSVTLTRMEQGESLSDAYQHALAFTGKVVLMTGMTLAAGVSTWVFSVIKFQADMGILLAFMFLWNMVGAMVLLPALGHFLLRSKTKTQNPGSQPLSGDKSRPANVTEGG, from the coding sequence ATGCATACTCCGGATAATAATCTCAACCTGGCCCCTGTTGGTCTGGATCAATTTGACAAGCAGTCGGGCAATGCGCTGGAGCGCCTGCTGTTTAATAACCGTTTGGCCATTATCGTTCTGTGTGTTGTGGTCACGGCTTTGCTGGGTTGGCAGGCGAGCCATTTGAGCCTGAACGCCAGCTATGAAAAAACCATTCCGACCTCGCATCCCTACATTGCCAATTTTCTGGAAAAACAGGACGACCTGAAAGGTCTGGGTAATTCGGTGCGTATTGCGGTGGCTAATACCAGCGGTTCCATTTACGACGCTGATTATATGGCAACGCTGCAGCAAATCAGTGACGAAGTGTTTCTGCTGCCGGGGGTTGACCGTACTGGCATGAAGTCGCTGTGGACACCTAACACCCGCTGGATTGGAGTTACCGAAGAAGGCCTGGAAGGCGGCCCGGTGATTCCTGATGGTTATAACGGCTCTGCTGCCAGTCTGGCGCAACTGGAAGCCAATATTGCCCGCTCAGGTGAAGTCGGGCAGCTGGTGGCACTGGACGCTACGGCGTCTGCGATTTATGTACCGTTGCTGGCGCAGTTGCCAGATGGCTCTACTCTGGATTACGAAGTCTTTTCCAAACAGTTGGAAGACATTCGCAGCCGTTACGAACACGGCAATATCCAGCTGCATATCACCGGCTTTGCCAAGATCATGGGTGACCTGATCGATGGTCTGTACGAAGTACTGACCTTTTTTCTGATCTCGATCGCGATCGTGACCAGTATTGTGTATCTGTACACCCGCTGTTTTGTATCGACCAAACTGGTGGTGACCAGCTCGCTGATCGCCGTGGTATGGCAGCTGGGGCTGATTTCTGCCCTGGGCTACAGCCTTGATCCGTACTCGATGCTGGTGCCATTTCTGGTGTTTGCTATTGGCATGAGCCATGGCGCCCAAAAAATGAACGGCATCATGCAGGACATTGGTCGTGGCGCTCACAAATACGTGGCGGCCCGCTACACTTTCCGGCGTCTGTTTATGGCAGGTCTGACCGCCTTGCTGGCAGATGCAGTGGGTTTTGCGGTATTGCTGGTGATCGACATCAAGGTGATTCAGGAACTGGCGATTGCCGCTTCTCTGGGGGTTGGTGTATTGATTTTCACCAACCTGATTCTGTTGCCGATCTTGCTGTCTTATACCGGCGTCAGTGCCAAGGCGGCCAAGCGCAGTCTGCGGGCAGAAGAGTCGGAAGAGAAATCCCGCTTGTGGGCGTTCCTGGATCTGTTTACCCGGCGTGGCCCTGCCATTGCCGGAATTGCCGTCATGACCGTGATCGGCGGATTGGGTTACTGGGGTTCTACCCATCTGAAAATTGGTGACCTGGATCCGGGCGCACCGGAGTTACGTCAGGATTCCCGTTACAACCAGGACGTTGCTTTTATGTCCGATCACTTTGGTGCCTCCAGCGATGTGTTTGCCATCATGGTGGAAACCGACGGACAAGCCGGTTGCGCCAACTATGAAGCCCTGCGTCGGGTGGATGCCCTGGAGTGGCAACTGCGCCAGTTACCGGGTGTGGTGACTACCAATTCCATGGCCTTGTTGAACCGTCAGGTACTGACCGGACTGAATGAGGGTAATCCGAAGTGGTTTGAGCTGATCAAGAACCAGTCGATGCTTAATTTTGTCACCGCTTCGGCACCCCGCGGCCTCTATAACGATGCCTGCAGTCTGCTGACCCTGTACGTCTATCTGGCCGATCACAAGGCCGACACCCTGACCCGTATCGTTGAGCACGTCGAAGGGTTTGCCGCTGTGAATAACACCGATCAGGTGCGTTTCAAGCTGGCGGCTGGCAGTGCCGGTATCGAAGCGGCCACCAATATCGTCGTCAAGGACGCCTGGCGAGACATGCTGTTTATGGTTTACGGCGCGGTGATTCTGTTGTGCTTTATCACTTTCCGCTCCTGGCGTGCCGTGGTGGTGGCGATCTTGCCGCTGGTATTGACCTCGCTGCTGGCGGAAGCCCTGATGGTGGCACTGGGGATGGGCGTGAAAGTGGCAACCCTGCCGGTGATTGCACTGGGTGTTGGCATCGGTGTCGACTACGCACTTTATATTCTCTCGGTCACGCTGACCCGCATGGAGCAGGGTGAAAGCCTCTCGGATGCTTACCAGCATGCATTGGCTTTCACTGGCAAGGTGGTACTGATGACGGGTATGACTTTGGCTGCCGGTGTTTCCACCTGGGTATTCTCGGTGATCAAGTTCCAGGCTGATATGGGCATCCTGCTGGCCTTTATGTTCCTCTGGAACATGGTCGGCGCCATGGTGCTGTTACCCGCGCTGGGACATTTTCTGTTGCGCAGCAAAACCAAAACCCAGAACCCGGGCAGTCAACCGCTGTCTGGCGACAAATCGCGTCCTGCCAACGTTACTGAGGGAGGCTAA
- a CDS encoding WD40/YVTN/BNR-like repeat-containing protein, which translates to MSIATLFKSPLLSGVGLMLGAGLVIASVASQSPVDALREADTRPALEAAHASHAAMLAVAQAGQRLVSVGEHGLILFSEDQGQTWQQAKVPVSVTLTAVSFANALQGWAAGHYGLILHTEDGGQSWTVQMDGQRAANLVLKEAEVRAEGTDDRQLKRALFSAKRLVADGPDKPFLDIHFRNAREGLAVGAYGLILATVDGGNRWMPLNYNMANSGERHLYSIAEANGYLYIAGEEGLLFRSQPGNDWHFDRLKTPYDGSFFTLSAAGEQLVAAGLKGNAFRSLDGGDSWQTLDLPSDASVVDSILGANGDLLLVNQAGQLLQGNVATAAVRVLPSQPVAAPTAVLRTGQNSLLLSGLRGLAQVLVPSVQVLSN; encoded by the coding sequence ATGTCGATTGCAACCTTGTTCAAGTCACCTCTGCTGTCTGGCGTTGGCCTGATGCTGGGGGCCGGGCTGGTGATTGCCAGCGTGGCCAGCCAGTCTCCGGTTGATGCTTTGCGTGAAGCGGATACCCGTCCGGCATTGGAAGCCGCACATGCTTCCCATGCCGCCATGTTGGCGGTGGCCCAGGCAGGTCAGCGTCTGGTGTCGGTGGGGGAGCATGGACTGATTCTGTTCTCCGAAGATCAAGGCCAGACTTGGCAGCAGGCCAAGGTGCCAGTGAGTGTGACCCTGACAGCGGTCTCTTTTGCCAATGCCCTGCAGGGTTGGGCGGCGGGTCACTATGGGTTGATTCTGCATACCGAGGATGGCGGGCAGAGCTGGACGGTACAAATGGACGGCCAGCGTGCCGCCAATCTGGTGCTGAAAGAAGCCGAAGTCCGAGCCGAAGGCACGGATGATCGTCAACTCAAACGGGCATTGTTCAGTGCCAAGCGTCTGGTCGCCGATGGACCGGACAAACCTTTCCTTGATATTCATTTTCGTAATGCCCGCGAAGGCCTGGCGGTGGGTGCTTATGGCCTGATTCTGGCGACCGTCGACGGTGGCAACCGCTGGATGCCATTAAATTACAACATGGCCAACTCTGGTGAACGTCACCTGTACAGCATTGCCGAGGCCAATGGCTACCTTTACATCGCGGGTGAAGAAGGTCTGCTGTTTCGTAGTCAGCCAGGTAATGACTGGCACTTTGATCGTCTGAAGACACCGTACGACGGCAGTTTTTTCACCCTGAGTGCCGCTGGCGAACAGTTGGTCGCTGCCGGGTTGAAGGGCAATGCGTTCCGTTCACTGGATGGCGGGGACAGCTGGCAAACTCTGGATCTGCCTTCTGATGCCTCTGTGGTTGACAGCATTCTGGGTGCCAACGGCGATCTTCTACTGGTGAATCAGGCCGGACAGTTACTGCAGGGCAATGTAGCTACTGCGGCTGTCCGGGTGTTGCCATCCCAGCCGGTGGCTGCGCCAACCGCTGTACTCCGCACTGGCCAAAACTCCCTGTTACTGAGCGGCCTTCGTGGTCTGGCTCAGGTCTTGGTTCCATCTGTTCAGGTATTGAGTAACTGA
- a CDS encoding SDR family NAD(P)-dependent oxidoreductase, with protein sequence MNKPYPNTHVGRVALITGAAGALGSHFARRLAESGCDLALTDLTMPQATIESLADTGVRVYADAVDLADADAVARFADNVLGHFGQCDILVNNAAYMPLIPFDALTLDEFRRFEAINVESALVFAQKLSPKMKERQYGRIVQIGSSTTGDPRPGFAGYITTKMAGIGLVRALAAEFGNSGITVNAIHPGLTATESSRKHLPPALFDAVKELQLIKRTEVPEDLVGVLAFLTSEEAGFITGQALNVDGGTQF encoded by the coding sequence ATGAACAAACCCTATCCAAATACCCATGTTGGTCGTGTGGCGCTGATTACCGGTGCTGCTGGAGCCTTGGGGTCTCACTTTGCCCGTCGGCTGGCTGAATCCGGTTGTGATCTGGCCTTGACCGATCTGACCATGCCGCAAGCGACAATCGAGTCACTGGCTGATACCGGTGTGCGCGTATACGCCGATGCTGTCGATCTGGCCGATGCCGATGCCGTGGCCCGTTTTGCTGATAACGTGCTGGGTCATTTTGGCCAGTGCGACATTCTGGTTAACAACGCCGCCTATATGCCCCTGATTCCGTTTGATGCGCTGACGCTGGATGAATTCCGCCGCTTTGAAGCCATCAACGTTGAGTCGGCGCTGGTGTTTGCCCAGAAGCTGTCTCCTAAGATGAAAGAGCGCCAGTACGGTCGTATCGTCCAGATCGGCTCGTCCACCACGGGTGATCCACGTCCGGGTTTTGCCGGATATATCACTACCAAAATGGCCGGTATCGGCTTGGTGCGTGCTCTGGCTGCTGAGTTTGGTAACAGTGGCATCACCGTGAATGCTATCCATCCTGGCCTGACAGCGACCGAAAGCTCCCGCAAACACCTGCCTCCGGCGCTGTTCGATGCCGTGAAAGAGCTGCAGCTGATCAAGCGCACCGAAGTGCCAGAAGATCTGGTCGGTGTGCTGGCCTTTCTGACCTCCGAGGAGGCCGGTTTTATTACTGGGCAAGCTCTGAATGTGGACGGTGGCACCCAGTTCTAG
- a CDS encoding NADPH-dependent FMN reductase — MTDTLRTAIVSASHRPGSQSARIAHLLKDRFLAGNADIIDLYDDALPMWDGATAATENVLKAQATAANADALVFVMPEWHGMAPAGIKNFLLWCGAAQLAHKPVLLVGVSASVGGAFVIAEMRSSGYKNARLVYTPEHLILRGVADLWEDGKDADASEYLSQRTRYALEQLLTYAEVLKPVRGKLTEPLGDFPNGMS, encoded by the coding sequence ATGACTGACACGCTTCGTACTGCCATTGTTTCTGCGTCACATCGCCCGGGGTCACAAAGTGCCCGTATCGCGCACCTGCTTAAAGACCGTTTTTTGGCAGGTAATGCCGATATTATTGACCTTTATGACGATGCACTGCCGATGTGGGATGGTGCAACCGCCGCAACCGAGAATGTTCTCAAAGCACAAGCGACGGCTGCCAATGCCGATGCATTGGTGTTCGTGATGCCGGAATGGCACGGGATGGCTCCGGCTGGCATAAAAAACTTTTTGCTCTGGTGTGGCGCAGCCCAGCTGGCACACAAACCGGTATTGCTGGTGGGTGTGTCGGCTTCGGTCGGCGGTGCGTTTGTGATTGCCGAAATGCGCAGCAGCGGTTACAAAAATGCCCGTCTGGTGTATACGCCGGAGCACCTGATCCTGCGTGGTGTGGCCGATCTGTGGGAAGACGGCAAAGACGCTGATGCCAGTGAATACCTCAGTCAGCGTACCCGCTATGCGCTGGAGCAGTTATTGACCTACGCAGAAGTGTTGAAACCGGTACGTGGCAAATTGACTGAACCGCTGGGCGATTTCCCCAACGGTATGTCCTGA
- a CDS encoding helix-turn-helix domain-containing protein has protein sequence MNIEFTPGLMYHQCAAATQQRPEGGAGRIMSSCIDPQRPVLYLGEDLSAGSLRTAHEHVRGQLAWAASGVLRVNTESGSWLVPPSHAVWITGGLQHEILVVSPASIRYLFIDPSVFDRLPTECQVMSVTPLLRELILRLLLLDLSVPAQGKSARLIQVLLDELSDLETSPLHLPVGQDRRLLAVMNMLTLDPSDGRSLPQLAAAAGASPRTIERLFRSESGLSFRQWRARLRLMEAMQRLGEGESSAAIALSLGYSSSSAFVAAFRRYFGQPPQRFAQQGLLN, from the coding sequence ATGAATATCGAATTTACGCCAGGATTGATGTATCACCAATGTGCGGCGGCAACACAGCAGCGTCCAGAGGGTGGTGCTGGTCGTATTATGAGCAGTTGCATCGATCCGCAACGACCGGTGCTTTATCTGGGAGAGGACTTGTCTGCCGGTTCGCTGCGTACGGCCCATGAGCATGTGCGCGGTCAGCTGGCCTGGGCGGCCTCGGGGGTGTTGCGGGTTAACACGGAAAGCGGTAGCTGGCTGGTACCACCTAGTCATGCGGTATGGATAACCGGTGGCCTGCAACATGAAATTCTGGTCGTCAGCCCGGCGTCGATACGTTACCTCTTTATTGATCCTTCCGTCTTTGACCGGTTACCAACTGAGTGTCAGGTGATGTCGGTGACGCCACTGTTGCGCGAACTGATTTTACGTTTGCTGCTGCTGGATCTGTCGGTACCGGCGCAGGGCAAGTCGGCTCGACTGATTCAGGTGCTGCTGGATGAGTTGTCTGATCTGGAAACTTCGCCGTTGCACCTGCCCGTCGGCCAAGACCGGCGCTTGCTGGCGGTGATGAATATGTTAACTCTGGATCCGTCCGATGGGCGCTCATTACCGCAACTGGCCGCAGCAGCAGGAGCCAGTCCGCGCACCATTGAGCGGCTGTTTCGCAGTGAGTCGGGGCTGAGTTTTCGCCAATGGCGTGCACGGCTGAGGCTGATGGAAGCCATGCAGCGGCTGGGGGAGGGCGAAAGCAGTGCTGCCATCGCGTTGTCACTTGGCTATTCCAGCAGCAGTGCTTTTGTAGCGGCATTTCGGCGTTACTTTGGTCAGCCTCCACAACGTTTTGCCCAGCAAGGGCTATTGAATTAA
- a CDS encoding SLC13 family permease has translation MLLKQPKYLFLLAMMGLAAFVLLSPLSSLTSTQNQTLALVLLIVPLWSTGAIPEFLTALIFFLIVILCGLAPPIEVFAGFSSTALWLIFAGTVIGMGIQNTGLGDRLASGLQTLLAGSYHRLIIGLVLISLLLGFLMPSSMGRLVMMLPIVMALADRLGFQSGSPGRSGILIAVAIGSHIPTVAILPANIPNMVLSGAADSLYGIQFGFTDFLLLHFPVLGLAKAGLLIAIILWAYPARESNEILAQGNTTTNAIRQPFDGKQIRMLAILAIALGLWLTDEWHGINPAWVGLGAAIFLMLPGVGLVDAEKFNMNVTMLVFIAGILGIGALINSTGLGQWLGQQLEYALPLEPGQHFRNFLSLAASAFLATLPTTQAGAPAILAPMAQHLAESSGFPLQTVLMTQVLGYSSIMFPYQSGPLLMAVYMTGEPVRRILKVQFPLSLITLLVLVPVDYFWWDFLGMFDPS, from the coding sequence GTGTTACTCAAGCAACCCAAATACCTGTTTTTGTTGGCGATGATGGGGTTGGCAGCATTTGTCTTGCTGTCGCCGCTGTCGTCGCTCACCAGCACTCAGAACCAGACGCTGGCGCTGGTGCTGCTTATCGTGCCGCTCTGGTCAACCGGTGCGATTCCTGAATTTCTGACTGCCCTGATTTTTTTCCTGATCGTTATCCTCTGTGGCCTGGCACCTCCCATAGAGGTGTTCGCAGGGTTTTCATCCACCGCGCTGTGGTTGATTTTTGCTGGCACGGTCATTGGTATGGGTATTCAAAATACCGGCCTGGGAGATCGCCTGGCCAGCGGCCTGCAAACGCTGCTGGCGGGCAGCTATCATCGCCTGATCATCGGTCTGGTACTGATTAGTCTGCTGCTTGGCTTTTTGATGCCGTCATCCATGGGGCGTCTGGTGATGATGCTGCCGATTGTGATGGCGCTGGCAGACCGGCTTGGCTTTCAGTCCGGCAGCCCGGGACGCTCTGGCATTCTGATCGCCGTTGCCATTGGCTCCCACATCCCTACCGTGGCCATTCTCCCCGCCAATATCCCCAATATGGTACTGAGTGGCGCGGCTGATTCGCTTTACGGGATCCAGTTCGGCTTTACCGATTTCTTGTTATTACACTTTCCGGTGCTCGGACTGGCCAAGGCCGGATTGCTGATCGCGATCATCCTCTGGGCCTATCCGGCACGCGAGTCGAACGAGATTCTGGCGCAAGGCAATACCACGACCAATGCCATCAGGCAGCCGTTTGATGGCAAACAAATCCGTATGCTGGCCATTCTGGCCATCGCTCTCGGGCTTTGGTTGACGGATGAATGGCATGGGATTAACCCTGCCTGGGTCGGCCTGGGAGCCGCCATTTTTCTGATGCTGCCTGGTGTTGGGTTGGTCGATGCAGAAAAATTCAATATGAATGTCACCATGCTGGTGTTTATTGCTGGCATTCTCGGCATTGGTGCCCTGATCAATAGCACGGGCCTTGGCCAATGGCTGGGACAACAGCTGGAATACGCACTGCCACTGGAGCCAGGCCAACACTTTCGCAACTTTCTGTCGTTAGCCGCCAGCGCCTTTCTTGCTACCCTGCCCACGACCCAGGCCGGAGCACCGGCCATACTCGCACCGATGGCCCAACATCTGGCTGAGTCATCCGGGTTTCCGCTCCAAACCGTACTGATGACCCAGGTTCTGGGCTATTCCAGCATTATGTTTCCTTATCAGTCTGGCCCCTTGCTGATGGCGGTTTATATGACCGGGGAACCCGTGCGACGGATTCTCAAGGTGCAGTTTCCGCTGTCACTGATTACCCTGCTGGTATTGGTGCCCGTGGATTACTTCTGGTGGGATTTTCTCGGTATGTTTGACCCGTCATAA
- a CDS encoding DEAD/DEAH box helicase — protein sequence MTDTTPAGFASLGLPFSILRTLEELGYEAPSPIQAAGIPPLLAGQDVLGMAQTGTGKTAAFALPLLARTQADFKTPQVLVLAPTRELAQQVAEAIKTYSRYMNDINVTAIYGGTDYGTQLRELKRGPQWVVGTPGRVMDHLRRGSLNLADIKAVVLDEADEMLRMGFIDDVNWILEHTPRTRQVALFSATMPKEIQRVAETHLKDPVQVKIQNKTTTNSNISQRYWFVTSAHKNDALLRIAEVEDFDAMMVFVRTKQATEEVADFMQQHGFRCAPLNGDIPQQLREKAVEKLKAGRLDIIVATDVAARGLDVERISHVINYDIPQDTESYVHRIGRTGRAGREGAAIAFVRGREKRMLRDIERATRQQIEEMQLPTAKDVNAKRKSRFQQRILEAISPEKNSVYREMVESLQQEHEVDPLELAAALASLIQGDKPLFLDENEDLRARREPRETREPRDPRDRNERAPRQSRDAREPRKAAPDARAKPLKGKPDVEMQRFWVGVGYDHGLKPGNLVGAIANEADLESAFIGHIEIFEQYSVVDLPDGMPEPAMAVLRKARVCGQALGIRPYRSELALESSSAAPRRTDSRRTDNRRGDAPRRDSRRQDGPPRSSRPPRKGNASQG from the coding sequence ATGACCGATACTACACCCGCTGGTTTCGCCAGCCTGGGCCTCCCATTCTCTATTCTGCGTACACTTGAAGAGCTGGGCTACGAAGCACCCTCTCCGATTCAAGCCGCAGGTATTCCGCCATTGTTGGCTGGTCAGGACGTTTTGGGTATGGCCCAGACCGGTACTGGTAAAACCGCTGCCTTCGCCTTGCCATTGCTGGCACGCACCCAGGCAGATTTCAAAACACCTCAGGTTCTGGTGCTGGCACCTACCCGTGAGCTGGCCCAGCAGGTTGCTGAAGCCATCAAAACGTACAGCCGTTACATGAACGACATCAACGTTACGGCTATTTATGGTGGTACCGATTACGGTACTCAGTTACGCGAGCTGAAGCGTGGTCCACAATGGGTTGTGGGCACACCCGGCCGTGTGATGGATCACCTGCGTCGTGGCAGCCTGAACCTGGCTGACATCAAGGCTGTGGTACTGGACGAAGCCGATGAAATGCTGCGTATGGGCTTTATCGACGACGTTAACTGGATTCTGGAGCACACGCCACGCACCCGTCAGGTTGCCTTGTTCTCCGCGACCATGCCAAAAGAAATCCAGCGTGTTGCCGAGACTCACCTGAAAGACCCGGTACAGGTCAAGATCCAGAACAAGACCACCACCAATTCCAATATTTCCCAGCGCTACTGGTTTGTAACCAGCGCCCACAAAAACGATGCGCTGTTGCGTATTGCTGAAGTGGAAGACTTTGATGCCATGATGGTGTTTGTACGCACCAAGCAGGCTACCGAAGAAGTGGCTGATTTCATGCAACAGCATGGTTTCCGTTGTGCGCCGCTGAATGGTGACATTCCGCAGCAGCTGCGTGAAAAAGCGGTTGAGAAGCTCAAGGCCGGTCGACTGGATATTATTGTTGCGACCGACGTCGCGGCTCGTGGTCTGGACGTTGAGCGTATTTCCCACGTTATCAACTACGACATTCCGCAAGACACCGAATCCTACGTACACCGTATTGGCCGTACTGGCCGTGCCGGTCGTGAAGGTGCGGCGATTGCTTTTGTTCGTGGTCGTGAAAAACGCATGTTGCGCGACATTGAACGTGCTACCCGTCAGCAGATTGAAGAAATGCAGCTGCCAACGGCAAAAGACGTCAATGCCAAGCGCAAGTCGCGCTTCCAGCAGCGCATTCTGGAAGCCATCAGCCCGGAAAAAAATTCCGTCTATCGCGAGATGGTTGAATCGTTACAGCAGGAACACGAAGTGGATCCGCTGGAATTGGCCGCAGCACTGGCAAGCCTGATTCAGGGTGACAAGCCGTTGTTCCTGGACGAAAACGAAGACTTGCGTGCTCGTCGTGAACCTCGCGAAACGCGTGAGCCACGCGATCCCCGTGATCGTAATGAACGTGCGCCACGTCAATCGCGTGATGCACGTGAGCCGCGTAAAGCTGCACCGGATGCCCGTGCCAAGCCGCTAAAAGGCAAGCCGGATGTGGAAATGCAGCGTTTCTGGGTCGGTGTTGGTTACGACCATGGCCTCAAGCCGGGTAACCTGGTTGGCGCGATTGCCAACGAAGCTGATCTGGAAAGTGCCTTCATTGGTCACATCGAGATTTTTGAACAGTACTCTGTTGTCGATCTTCCGGATGGCATGCCAGAACCCGCCATGGCGGTACTGCGCAAGGCCCGTGTTTGTGGTCAGGCACTGGGGATTCGTCCTTACCGTTCAGAGCTGGCGCTGGAATCGTCCTCTGCAGCGCCACGTCGTACCGACAGCCGTCGCACTGATAATCGTCGTGGTGATGCACCGCGTCGTGATAGTCGCCGTCAGGATGGGCCGCCTCGCAGCAGCCGTCCGCCGCGCAAGGGCAACGCCAGTCAGGGTTGA
- a CDS encoding pyrimidine/purine nucleoside phosphorylase, whose product MLKVNQYFDGKVASIGLQTSTLPATVGVMLPGEYEFGTSQNEVMTVVSGAIDTLLPGATEWQSFAQGQSFAIAAEQKFQVRITTDTAYFCTYE is encoded by the coding sequence ATGCTGAAAGTGAACCAGTATTTCGACGGCAAAGTCGCTTCGATTGGCTTGCAAACAAGCACGTTGCCAGCCACCGTTGGCGTCATGCTGCCCGGTGAATACGAATTCGGCACCAGCCAGAACGAAGTCATGACGGTCGTTTCCGGTGCCATCGATACGCTGCTTCCCGGTGCAACCGAATGGCAGTCCTTTGCCCAGGGTCAATCCTTCGCCATTGCTGCTGAGCAGAAATTCCAGGTGCGTATCACCACTGACACCGCGTATTTCTGCACTTACGAATAA